Within Citrus sinensis cultivar Valencia sweet orange chromosome 1, DVS_A1.0, whole genome shotgun sequence, the genomic segment ACATAAACCGTCGCCAAAGAACCCGGATGAGGTGCCTCCTCAGACTCCTCCGCATAAGGTGCTGCCGCCAGACTATTCGCCTGGACGGCGTCCCCCGGCCCAGTGCCACCAAATGTTTAATTAGTCAGAAACCTAGTGATCATTGACACCCGGCTCTTTTGGCGTCGTTAGAATGCTTTTGCAGTTTTGCTAGTTTAATGCATTACTTTCTTTATTAACacctactatatatatattttatttaattaaagatctaggcctaattttattactggTTCGTGAGCAGCATTATCATAACTTAGGTCTTGAGTTTAGTTTGAGTTATAGTGTgcgtgttttttttaatttaataaaaaaatatattgatcaATTAAGATGCTGTCTTTACTAAATCATAATCTTcgtttaatgttatttttgcTGGAACAAGATTGTATCCGTACTTGAATGAATGAATTGGCGattatgtcattttttgtCATATTATATAAATCTCAATATCACTTATACATAGAGAGACATCGTCCATAATATTTGAATAACGATTCTTACTAATTGCTACCATTGGCGCGGTTCCTAAAGGGGTTCTCTcgctaattatttaatgaattgTATTGATTAATACAGCAGTTTAATAGAGCTCCAAATTACTCGAACCCGCAGTCTCTATAAACAAAAAGATACCCCTCAAAATGTACCATGAATGTAAAACTTTGGATAATTGATGGCGGAATATATAAACATCATGACTGTTCGGGGCATGCAGGTGTCACGCCCATCTGCCAAGTGTACCCACGTGTCACAATCCCATGATCAAGTTCAAACCCCTGCGTCAGTTTCACCATTATATATGTAATCCAAATACGTTAAAGGAGTATTTCCTGACCAAAATGTCCACGATTTCATCAAATATCATGATCGGAAAAGCAATTCCATTGCGTCCGATATAGAAAACCCTAACCAGACCTCCATTAATCATTCTTTCCTTTTCCTCAGCTGCCACATCCccacataaaaaaatgaaccTGATGAGCCTGGAAAACgggaaaaaacaaacacatctTTCAGGATACAAGTTTCTTGCCAAGGAAGAAACGGCTGGCCCGGCAGAGTTTCCAGGCGAAACTCCACAGGAATTTCCGTCTGAGACTCCAAACTATGAACCTGATCCTATTCCAACAGAAATTCCAAAGATTCCTGAGATAGAAATAGACCCCACTATTCCTCCCGAAATCACTGTTATCCCTGATCCACAAATCGATATCCCGCTTCCGCCTAACAATCCTTCGCCGCCACAGCCTGATACACAGCCACCTGACCCGTCTCCGGATATCTTGCCGCCGCCTTCTACCCCTCCAAATATTGAGCCGTCACCGATTGTGCCACCGGATATTCAGCGACCTGGTGGCCCTCCTTTTGGTCCTGTTGTTTCACTGGACTCGGCAGTATTGTAGTAGGCTATTAGCTAATAAcgcattttttttccttttgcagTTTCTAATTACATTAACGTTAGGATCTTGAAATTTCTCGGAATATGTagtactctttttttttttaatagaatgaGTTACTTTCATTAAATCAACTAAGGTcatgtttggtttgaagaaaagggaggagaggaaaagagtgGAATGGAGAGGAAcggagaagaaagaaatggagaaaagtagtgaaattaaattttgttgtttggtttgatataaaatttgataaggaaattaattataatttttttctttagacaaatttatcttttaccttaaatattaacctatttatattagttatatatatatatataatggcGGTCTGGTAGCCGGCAATGGAAGTCCGGCGGAGGTCCGGCGATTTACCAGCGAAGTCCGGCGGTGATCCGGTGACATTCTAGCGAGGTTTGGCGGTGATCGGTGACCTCGCCGGTGGTCTGGCAACATTTCGACGAGGTCCTGCGGTGGTCCGTagatataatattatgatGGGGATATAGATGGTAATGGTATCAATAAACCCACACATTTACCTACATCTCCGTGTTAAAAACCACCCACTGCGAGTAATCTTGGAGCTTGCgattgatattataaatttaaatctgCTGCGAATTAtagtgggtttggtattaacatGCGGGTATTTATTCATccgtaatttattttaatttataattattaaaattacattaaaaatatttaattatgaaaatatataaattaagttattGAAGGTCATTTGTTGTCCAAGACCTAATTTAATcttcttaattataaatatatttaattataaaattacataattaatatCGTTAGTTTGATTTATGTTATTCTCTTCAAACTATATAGgcatatattattaaagacatttgtgtatttattaatgaaaagatAGGTATATTAGTTGAAATTGGTGATTTGGATTTGTTGGTTTTGGTTAAAATCTACCTAAATTTGGCtattaatctaattaaaagTTCAAGCATAAGCATAATTTTAGTGCAGGGATAATTGCATATTTGTATGCAATATTAAAAGTATATTTTTCGAGATAGGTAAAAGGTCATTTAGTTCCCATATTTTGAGGTTAGTGTCTATTTAgtctttgtatttttaatgacAAGGATATTTTGagatacttttaaaaatataggtaCTAAACAGACATTGATATCAAAATAGAGggactaaataaatttttatctaaaattaaattactaatttaatccaaaaaataaaatagaaataaaaagaatatttactaatttttgtgaaaCACTTTGCCaggaattaatatattaattttttattaatatccaaaaaaaaattggtaattatctttttttacaataatatttttttggacattatGAGCTTCCATAAAAAATAGTATAGattccttttgtttttattttattttagggttaaattggatttaatttgtttattaatgttaaaaaaaaagaaacattgtTGTAAGAgggtaattttgtaaaagtaagccaaaaataacaaaagtaatTGTAGtggtgtcaataatttaatgacaTGATATTttaaggtatttttaaaaatatagggattaaaTGGGCACTAAcctcaaaatataagaacCAAATGAGTTTTTACCCTTTATAGAAATGTTTGAATAGATATAGTTTTTTGGATGTGATATTATAATTCTGGATGTGTTGTTATgatttaacataaatttctTGCTCTACCACCATTGCGAGTTACAGGCAAAtccaattatttgaaataaatcgTTGCTACTGTAACTATTGCAGATTATCGACAAAACCCACTATGAATTACAGGTGGTTTCGATTCgtaattgttaaaattcacagtgagtgtttttttttttttttgaaaaagctAAAAACACACAGCTGGTTGTCAATGAGtttggtaattaattttttgcgAGTGTGAGTTTAGTAACGACAAACCTATTGTGAGTAGTACTCATTGCCATTGTTAGATGGGGAAATAAACCCTTCCAAACATTCATTAGCTAGAATTATTTTAGCTAGAGCATGGTCAATTGTATTACAATCTCTTGAAAtatgttgaattttgaacATATTATCTTTTCTTTCCACCTTATATTGAATATCAATAATGGCCCAAAAGATTTCAGTTCTACTGCTCTTCttgtaaaaaacaaaatgaacaaCGTCGTTACAATTAGTTTCTATAATTAGAGGAACCAATTCTACTTCTTTTGCAACTTAAAAAGCCAAGTTAACTGCTGTTGCTTCTATTGTACTACTCCATAAAAAACCATTTGCTGAACTGCTGTAACTATTACACTTCCATCACCATCTCTAATCGCCACCTCGAGCCCGTTTTGATGTTTATCAATATTAACTACTGCATCTACATCCATTTTGAAAGAGccttgaaaaaaaagaaaactagcTTGATCTTCTCTTTGGTATTGCTCTTACTGTTGATTTTACTTTGGACATTTCAACTCTAGCACATGCCTCTACCAAAGCTTCAACTTTAGCTGCTGAGCTCTGGGATCTTGTATTTTATtcgcaaaaacaaaaatatttcttagcATACCATGCTCTCCATCATAACCCAATCATCAATCTCAGCTCCTCTATACTTCTTCTTCCTGCCATCTCTTGTATCATACATTCGTACTTAGCAAATCTTGATTAACAAGTAACCGCACTTCGTCCATAAATGGAGTCAACATCCACATTTGTTTAGTTGAATTACAATCCATTACAGCAGGGGTAATGCTTTTAGCCTTCATTTTACACCTCGGGCATATTGGATTTTGTGaaacttttcttttccataAGTATTTTACTGTTGAAAGCGAATTCTTTACCGCTCTCCACTTGAAAATGTTGATTTTCTCAGGTAATTCGAGAGAGCAAATCACATTCCATTAACAAAGAGTGCTATTGGAGCAGCTTGAGAAATCAAAGTGTTTGATTCTCAAAGCTACATGCTAACAACTCTTTATACTAACCCTTCTTATCATAATGCCGCAaaatttggtttggttttggGCTGGTTGGAAGTGAGTAAAGGTGGCCAACGGGCCGGGTAGCACGTGGCACGGCACAAGTGCATTTCAACAAGGCACATGGTGGGTTACCACACGGCATGTGACCCATCAATAGCACGTGAGCCAAATTATATCAAACTAAATGGGCACGGCACAGCTGTTGGCCACCTTTAGAAGTGAGATTCTTATAACATGTTCGATGTTGTTTTCCAAATGCTGTTTTCGTGaaacaaaaatgagaatgaaaatgttgttttcaaatttattttttaaatttaaaaatgtgttcggtatcattttcaaaaataatcttgaaaatgaaaaaaaaaagtaaaatacattcggtaggaatattttaaagaattattgtTGGAATAATTTccataaacttaaaattaagtaatgaataactatttttattatttaatcagtttgattattttaattttaagaataaattggGTGATCtcgttaatttttttgtttaaagaaaaatgataaactcTACATAttggatttaattaatatacagaaacataaatattataatgtatataaaaagaaaagattattgTGGgggaaattgattttttggaaataataatgatgatgatgatgtttttgatattattattattttgtaaggTGATGGAAGaaaattgttcattttgaaatttaatattgtattagaaaacaaggaaaataagaaaatgttgttttcttatttcttttattaaaagtatagaatgaattttacattttcaaaaatattttaaaaaacgaTCTACTGAaaacatatttagtattttttgaattcagaaaatagaaaatggaATTTGAAAGCAATATCGAATCCACCCTTAGTATCTCAAATCCCATAGAAGTGGAGTGTGTTTGTTAGATTCTTACAGGatgaaaaattgatttagatcccgtttgggattgaggtgttgtatcttttaaactacaactataactattaaatacaagttaataatatgtagtaaatataaattttaaataataattttgataaaattattaaaaatataataaatttttcattatacaagtaaaaaataatatcaacatACCTTATAAGTTACAACCGGTagaatttaccaaacactttagtattgtaacttttaagttacagctgcctaacctcaattccaaacgtACTCTTAAACTAATCGGTGTACCACTAAAAAAATCACTTGCAACACGATCACAATATTCATTTTGGATGGTTTttgaagataaatttttaaaatatgtaactgtttctaataaataatagtattgTGGCTGTCACTGGAGTGGGAAGCTAAAAAACTTACTATTAAAATGTTAACATATATCtgctatataaaattttatattgtatatATTTCTATGGTTATTgaaagtttataataaaatataagagaAGAATTTTATTCCACGCCAATTCCCACGCTTTTGCAAGCATTTTCATGCTcatataattgttttttttgggCAGAGTTGGGCCTCTACTGCACCAAATGGATCAATCTTTCACTTTACATTTCAATAATGGGCGTTTTGGGCCAAACATTAGTTATGCGGTTCATTTATTAAACTCTAActtagttaaaattaaattattagatgaCTATAATGCTGTATTTTCGTTGGTACGCTTACTTTGTCTAAAAATCGAAATTGACTACTAGAAATTGTTAAAATGTacttagttaattatttttcttaatattattattttattatctattatagtagtaacaaagaaaaaataataataataaatattaaaagtacTTAAATCGGCACAAAGGTTTTAGATGATTAGTCATTTatcattttgtattaaacCGAAGTGTAGTCTACCTAAATAGAGGAGGAACGATCTGTCATCTGAGGCATTACTACAACCGACATGTGTAAATAGAATACACCGACGCATATTATTTATGTATcgtcatttatattttgaatagaAACGATCTGTCATTCATGTCTTATCCTTGTGGATGATGTCAGGTCATcctaatttattgtaaaatgacTCGTCGTCCATCATGTTAGCTTCCAAATTATTATAGTCAGAATAAGCGACTGTTTATTTCTTAACAGTTGCATTGAATAACAATCATTACAATTTATAAAACTACTTATTTACCATCCAATACATGGATTAcccaattttaataataattacaataataattccaATTACAACTACAACTACAACtattaattagaaataaaacaacaagGTAATTAAGTGTCAGCAATAGAAATACATCATTGTAgcgtaatattgtaaacttgtTTTAGGTGATTTTACTATTGCCGAAGCTGGGGCTTTGGTTAATTGGTCCTTGGCTTACCAGATGCTTCTGATTCTGCGGACATCTGGAATTAATAATGGTCTATTTCTATTTACCAGATAGACAGAGACCATCAATAATAGATCCTGATGGAACAATGAACGgaatagaaataaatagaaataaggACAAGGACGTTAGCGGACACCTCCAAAATTTTGGTTGTACGGCTGAAAATTggttcttctctttctttctttttcttgcttttttttttttgtgtgtgtgctgCTATTTACCCCGAACTCTGGACCCGAATTTACGTTACGAAGTCAAAACGCACCGTTTAATTTGGTAAGGGAAAATGGAAAGCAAAtgaaaccaaaccaaacaGTGCGTTTTGACTTTCGGGCCAGAATTCGGagtaaataacttttttattttttttttccctcttagTTTCTCTTACTAAGATGAATGGTCAGAATAAAGTCTTaactcttaaattttaatattgacaaGTAAgtcaatttatttcattttatttgtaattaactcaatttttttactaGATTTTAGACATTTGgtgagaagaaaaaattaagaaagattCTAGTtcgtaaattaaaataagaaaaagtaagAAGATTATTTGAAGATCTATGTGGGTGTGTATCGTGGAAGTTAACATCTATTCATGATAATTAGTAGAgtgtaatataatttaaaaagaaaaattgaacatTTAATTGTGGTTACCTTTATTTTAGCTTGGACAACATTTCAGTACTTGGGTTGTATGTGTCTCTCCACACTCCACTGCAGTAAAATCACAGATTCTTGCAACGATATTTATATggttaagatttatttaaattgatatttttattcaataattatatataattttatttttcgcAGTGTAAGGTCAAATACTCAAATTAGCATGGTTGCTGTGTAATtgtgatggaaaaaaaaaaaaaatggaaaaagagaGTATGTCATATGTGCTCTCTTTTTTACCATACTAAATTTTGTtaagtgtttatttttcaattaagcgaaaataaatattgactttatttccttttttaaccATTGAAGTTATACCTTTCCCCTTCATTCGTTTAGAAACCGTACCCTTCAGATGCTCAGCGTACTTTACTCCTCGAAGTCGCCACGTGTCAACAAACCCATTTGCATACCTTTTTCTCTCTATGATGTACGCAGATCCcaatcaacaaaaaatcaaactttaaaaagcAGGTAAAACAGTTAACAACACGTGGGGCGATTTCAGGGCATCATCGGCTTTCCTTTACATTCACGGCACTGGTcaaatcaaaatatcaaaatcaaattccattttcggaaacgaaaaagaaaagaaaagaaaagaaaagaaaagaaacaaaaaacaaaaataaataaataaaaggaaaatttcgTCAAATCAAGAGTATACTTCACTCCTCACGCGCTTACTTCGAGACAAGTTTTTGAAAACCACAAATACACCGCCCATTCTTCTATTGCTTATTCACTCACTCATTCCACTCTCGTCCCTCTCAAAATGGCTTCTCAACTTAGCCATTACCCACGCGCCACCGGGCATCGAGCCAATCTACCgctcattttcaccacaagaAGGACGACACCCCAGcaaatcaatttttggagCAGAAGAACCGGAGCTAAAGTTGGGGTTTCGAATAGCGAAGGAGGCGGGTCGTACTTGGACATGTGGCAGAAGGCGGTTGATCGCGATAGAAAGGAAATCGAGTTCCAAAAGATCGCCGGCAGCTTGGCCCAATCCGGCGACGTTGACGGTAATGAGGGTGGCGGCGGCCGTGATCTTACGGAACAATTGGAGAAGAAGAGCGAGGAGTTCAGCAAGATTCTAGATGTTTCCAAGGAGGAGCGTGACCGCATTCAGCGATTGCAGGTGATTGACCGTGCCGCAGCGGCGATAGCGGCGGCGCGTGCAATTCTTGAAGAGAAGAATGGTTCTGTTGTTAAGAATGGTGAGAGTAGTGGAACAGCCGAGGTCTCACGGTTCGTGAAGAAGAATAGTGAGAGCAGTGGAGCAGCTGAGATCTCACCATTTGTGAAGAACAGTGAGAGTAATGGAACAGCTGAGGTTCCAGAAAGAGGTAAAGTTCAAAACTTTTGTCTttgtgaatttgaattttaaatttgttaaaacgAATTATTTAGATGTGTAGATATTGATGTTCTTTGGATTATCAAGTGATATGTTCTGTTTCATCAAAAAACAAGTGTTTACTGTTGATATTGTCGATGTTATAGGTTTGAGTTCTTGGTTGGcagaaaaaaaaggtgaaaagatttttttttctttttaaagaaaaaaatgattaatattaCTGCAAGATCTGGGGTACATACATATAATCAATGATTTATCAAAGTGGCTCTTGCCTATGGTTGGAATATTGGATACCAATTTGTTGCTTTTGGTTAAGATCTAGGTAAAGTAGTTTACAGCATGTTTCCTATTCCTTCACagaattctttttaatgatCTTCAGATTCATCAGGAGCACTAAGTGCAGGAATCTTTGTGCCTCGTTCAGGAACTCCTGGAAATAGAACACCAGCACCAGGTCCGGATTTTTGGTCCTGGTCACCTCCTGAAGACGATGACAGAGATATGCGTGATGTTAGAGACTTGCAGATGGCTGAAAAATCTTCTGTGTATCCAACTCCAGTTAACCCAGTTGTGGAGAAAGCACGATCCGTGGACATTCTTCCAATTCCATTTGAGAGTAAACTTTCAGAACCCAAACCCGA encodes:
- the LOC107178418 gene encoding proline-rich receptor-like protein kinase PERK2 codes for the protein MNLMSLENGKKQTHLSGYKFLAKEETAGPAEFPGETPQEFPSETPNYEPDPIPTEIPKIPEIEIDPTIPPEITVIPDPQIDIPLPPNNPSPPQPDTQPPDPSPDILPPPSTPPNIEPSPIVPPDIQRPGGPPFGPVVSLDSAVL